TGTAATTCCTTCAAACGTATTAGAGATACTAAAAGACTTTAAAAAAAGAACAGACTGGTTCAATGAGTATCGTTCAAAGCATAACCTGTTTTTACCTAATAAGGAAACAGAAAATAATAACGATATGCTGCTCTCCGTGGTAAATAAAGAAAAGCTGTCAAAAATTTTAGAAAGACTATTAGACGAAAGTGAATTTTTATCAAAAGGGGGTATAAGAGCATTATCAAAATTTTATGAACAAAATCCTTACTCTGTTAATTTAGGAGGACAAGAGTTTTCTGTTGCCTATGATCCTGGTGATTCCACATCGGGAATGTTTGGCGGCAACAGCAATTGGCGTGGGCCCGTATGGATGCCGGCTAATTATCTTTTAATAAAAGCTATAAAAAAATATGGAGAATATTATGGGGATAGTTTTAAAACAGAATACCCCAAAGGTTCCGGCAATTTTTTAAACCTTCAACAAGTGGCGTTAGAACTGGCAAAAAGAGTGATCGGTATTTTTTCGAAAGATGAATCAGGTGACCGCCAGGTGTTCGGAAAGTACAATCAATTTTACAAGCGGCCTGAAAATAAAGACTTGCTTTTATTTCATGAATACTTTCATGGAGATACATCCAGGGGAATAGGTGCCAGTCATCAAACAGGCTGGACAGCTTTGGTTGCTAATTTGATCGCGGAATTTGAAACAGCTTAATTTCCGTATACGCTTAAAAACTTAATACGCATTATTTTTAATTGCTCCCAATCAAAATTGCTGTCTGCTAATTCTTCCTGTGCAGCTTGTAAGCTGCTTGTTTCACACGACTTAAAGTAATCTATGATCTCGTCCTGTTCATATTCATCTACTAATTCATCAATAGCATAATCCAGGTTTAGCCTGGTACCGCTTGCAACAATTGTTTCCATTTCTTCCAACAATTCATCCATTCGCAAATCCTTGTTTTTAGCAATGGTTTCCAGGGGAATCTTTTTATCAACGTTTTGTATGATGAATATCTTGTTGTTATTACGGTTTACAACCCCTTTCATTACAAAATCATCAGGACGTTCAATTTCATTTTCTTCAACAAATTTTGCGATCAGCTCAATGAATTTTTTACCGTAACGAATGGCTTTTCCTTTGCTTACACCCTGGCATTTTTCCAACTCTTCTATGGTAGTCGGGTACATCGTCGCCATATCTTCCAGCGTACCTTCTAAAAAGATAACAAAGGGAGGAAGGTTTTTTTCTTTAGCCACCTGCTTGCGCAGATTCTTCAGCATTTCCAGCAGTTTTTCATCTGCAGCACTGCTGCTGCCAATTGCCGGTGCGCCTTCATCATCATCTGCATCAGCGCCTTCAAATAAATTGTTCAATACAATTTTAAAAGAGGTAGGTTTTTTTAAAAAAGCTTCCCCTTTTTTAGTGAATTTCAGTACGCCATATTCTTCTATGTCTTTTTCTATCAAACGTTCCAAAAGCATTTGTCGTAATAAAGAATTCCAGAAATGCTCATCTTTATCTTTCCCGATCCCAAAAAAATCTTTTTCATCATGCCGGAACATTTTTACCTGTGGATTAGGCTTGCCTAATAAAATATGTAGCAGGTAATCCATGGTAAACTGTTCATCCAAACCCTTAATAACTTTTAAAGCCTGTTGTGTTTCAGCTTTGGTTTCGATCAGTTCTTTGGGATTGTTGCAATTGTCGCACATGCAATTGCATTGCTTGGTATTATATTCTTCACCAAAATAATTCAATAAGATCTTTCTGCGGCAAACAGCACTTTCTGCAAAAGAAACAGTTTCGTTGATCAATTGAGCACCCACTTCACGTTCACTCAATGGTTTGTCTCGCATTAAATGTTCCAGTTTTGAAACATCCTTATGAGAGTAATACAATATGCATTTTCCTTCCATTCCATCCCGCCCTGCACGACCGGTTTCCTGGTAGTAATTTTCTATCGATTTTGGAATGTTATAATGAATTACAAAACGAATGTCCGGCTTATCGATACCCATTCCAAATGCAATGGTGGCAACAATTACCTGTGTATCTTCATTTAAGAAAAGGTCCTGTCGTTCTGCACGCAGCTTAGCATCTAGTCCGGCATGATAGGCAACTGCCTTAATGCCGTTAGCCATCAGCATTTCAGCCAGTTCTTCGGTTGTTTTTCTATTAAGGGTGTAAATAATGCCACTCTTTCCTTTGTTTTGAGAAATAAAGCGGACAATACTTTTAATAGTTTGATCTTTTTTTATTTTGGGTAATACCTCGTAATAAAGATTGGAGCGATTAAATGAAGAAATATAAATATCCGCATTGCGAAGTCCTAAATTTTTGACGATATCGCTTTGTACTTTTGGTGTAGCCGTTGCTGTTAGTGCGATCATGGGAGCTTTTTCATTTATCATTTCCATCATTTCCCGCAAACGGCGATACTCAGGACGAAAATCATGTCCCCATTCAGAAATACAATGCGCCTCATCTACAGCAAAAAAAGATACATTAAGGTCTTTGAAAAACTCAATGTTCTCTTCTTTGGTCAATGTTTCAGGAGCTACGTACAACATTTTTGTTTTTCCGGCTACCAGGTCGTCCCGAACTACTTTTTGTTGTCCTTTATTTAATGTGCTGTTTAAAAAATGGGCTACATCATCCTTGCTGCTGTAGCTTCTTACCAGGTCAACCTGGTTTTTCATTAATGCAATTAATGGAGAAACGATAATGGCGCAACCCTCACTTATAATGGCAGGCAATTGATAGCATAAGCTTTTACCCCCTCCGGTCGGCATTATTACGAATGTATCTTTACCGGCTAATAAATTTTTAATGATAACTTCCTGCTGACCTTTAAATCCTTCAAACCCAAAATGTTCTTGCAATTGAGCAGCAAGATTATTGTTTTCTTTCGATGAGGTTTTTATAGTTTTTCCTTTGACAGCAGTTTCTTTAACAGGTTTTTCTGCTTTAGGTTTGGGTTTTGCTTTTGTTGTCGTCATTCTCTCTCTACATTAGTTTAGGACAAAAAATATTCATCAAAAATTTAAAGGGTAGCGAAGTTACTTTAATATGCCCGCAATTTCAAATTGGCAGTACATTTTAAGTTATCATTAAGATACATAAAATTCCCGATAATCCTATGGGTTTAACAAACTATATTCTTTTGCTTTATCGGGTAATTAAAGTAGGTTTGTGCTTTTTTATAACAGATATACAGCATGGGTAAACATCATTATGTGGCAATAATGGCAGGTGGTATTGGAAGCCGTTTTTGGCCAATGAGCAGAACAGATTTTCCTAAACAATTCCTGGATATTTTAAACACAGGCAGAACGCTGATACAAGGCACGTACGATCGTTTTGCTAAATTTATTCCTGCAGAAAATATTTATATAGTTACATCTGCTCAGTACAGGGACTTAGTTATTAAACAACTTCCCGAATTAAGCGAAGATAATATTCTGTGCGAACCTTCCCGTAAAAACACAGCACCTTGCGTTGCTTATATTTCTTATAAATTATATCAAAAAGATCCTGCTGCTAATTTGATTTGTGCGCCTGCAGATCACATTGTTACAGATATAGAAGGATTTAAAAACGTTTGCGAAAATGCACTGCATTTCACGTCGCATATTAAAGCGTTGGTAACATTGGGCATAAAGCCTACACATCCAAATACTGGTTATGGGTACATACAGTTTGAACAACAACCTGTAACGGAAAATGTATATAAGGTAAAAACTTTTACCGAAAAGCCGGATAAAGAATTGGCAAAAACGTTTTTGGCAAGCGGAGATTTTTTATGGAATGCCGGCATATTTGTGTGGCAGGTTAAGAATATTATTAAAGCATTTGAAAAGCTGCTACCCGAAATTCATGAGTTGTTTGAACAGGAAAAAGTGAATTTTAATAGCAATAAAGAAAAAGAGTCAATCGAAAGAATTTATCCTCAATGCGTAAATATTTCAATTGATTACGGCATTATGGAAAAGGCAGATAATGTGTATGTAATACCTTCTTCATTTGGATGGAGTGATCTGGGAACCTGGGCCAGCGCTTATGAAAATCTGGAAAAAGACTATCTTGAAAATGCTGTGGCAGGCAATAATGTAATGGTTATTGATGCAACCAAAAATGTGATTCACGCGGATAATAAAAAACTTGTATTACTGCAGGGATTAGACGATTTTATAGTTGTTGACACAAAAGATGTATTGCTTATTTGTAAAAAAGATAAAGAACAAACCATTAAAGAATACGTAGCAGAAGTAAAAAGAAATAAAGGCGATAAATATTTGTAGGTTTTATGTAAATTGGGTTTTAAATCAACCATGACAAAACCCCTGCTTGCGCTGTTTTCTTTTGTTTTATTTATACCCAACCTTATCCATAAAGATATTAATGAAGTGTTGCCTTATAATGGCATAGAAGCATATGATCCTTC
The Ferruginibacter albus DNA segment above includes these coding regions:
- the recQ gene encoding DNA helicase RecQ, translating into MTTTKAKPKPKAEKPVKETAVKGKTIKTSSKENNNLAAQLQEHFGFEGFKGQQEVIIKNLLAGKDTFVIMPTGGGKSLCYQLPAIISEGCAIIVSPLIALMKNQVDLVRSYSSKDDVAHFLNSTLNKGQQKVVRDDLVAGKTKMLYVAPETLTKEENIEFFKDLNVSFFAVDEAHCISEWGHDFRPEYRRLREMMEMINEKAPMIALTATATPKVQSDIVKNLGLRNADIYISSFNRSNLYYEVLPKIKKDQTIKSIVRFISQNKGKSGIIYTLNRKTTEELAEMLMANGIKAVAYHAGLDAKLRAERQDLFLNEDTQVIVATIAFGMGIDKPDIRFVIHYNIPKSIENYYQETGRAGRDGMEGKCILYYSHKDVSKLEHLMRDKPLSEREVGAQLINETVSFAESAVCRRKILLNYFGEEYNTKQCNCMCDNCNNPKELIETKAETQQALKVIKGLDEQFTMDYLLHILLGKPNPQVKMFRHDEKDFFGIGKDKDEHFWNSLLRQMLLERLIEKDIEEYGVLKFTKKGEAFLKKPTSFKIVLNNLFEGADADDDEGAPAIGSSSAADEKLLEMLKNLRKQVAKEKNLPPFVIFLEGTLEDMATMYPTTIEELEKCQGVSKGKAIRYGKKFIELIAKFVEENEIERPDDFVMKGVVNRNNNKIFIIQNVDKKIPLETIAKNKDLRMDELLEEMETIVASGTRLNLDYAIDELVDEYEQDEIIDYFKSCETSSLQAAQEELADSNFDWEQLKIMRIKFLSVYGN
- a CDS encoding mannose-1-phosphate guanylyltransferase, giving the protein MGKHHYVAIMAGGIGSRFWPMSRTDFPKQFLDILNTGRTLIQGTYDRFAKFIPAENIYIVTSAQYRDLVIKQLPELSEDNILCEPSRKNTAPCVAYISYKLYQKDPAANLICAPADHIVTDIEGFKNVCENALHFTSHIKALVTLGIKPTHPNTGYGYIQFEQQPVTENVYKVKTFTEKPDKELAKTFLASGDFLWNAGIFVWQVKNIIKAFEKLLPEIHELFEQEKVNFNSNKEKESIERIYPQCVNISIDYGIMEKADNVYVIPSSFGWSDLGTWASAYENLEKDYLENAVAGNNVMVIDATKNVIHADNKKLVLLQGLDDFIVVDTKDVLLICKKDKEQTIKEYVAEVKRNKGDKYL